Proteins from one Mycobacterium sp. SMC-2 genomic window:
- a CDS encoding flavodoxin family protein produces MSKTLLIVHHTPSPHTQEMFEAVVSGATDPEIEGVEVVRRPALTVSPVEMLAADGYVLGSPANLGYMSGALKHAFDCSYYQLLDSTRGRPFGLYLHGNEGTEGAERGVMSITTGLGWTKAAETVVVSGKPDKSDLQACWELGATVAAQLME; encoded by the coding sequence ATGAGCAAGACACTGCTGATCGTCCATCACACGCCGTCACCGCATACGCAAGAGATGTTCGAGGCGGTCGTCTCGGGCGCCACCGACCCCGAGATCGAGGGCGTCGAGGTCGTCCGACGGCCGGCGCTCACGGTGTCACCCGTCGAGATGCTGGCGGCCGACGGCTATGTGCTCGGCAGCCCCGCGAACTTGGGCTACATGAGCGGGGCGCTCAAGCACGCGTTCGACTGCTCCTACTACCAGCTGCTCGACTCGACGCGTGGGCGCCCGTTCGGTCTGTACCTGCACGGCAACGAGGGCACCGAGGGCGCCGAGCGCGGCGTCATGTCGATCACCACCGGGCTCGGCTGGACGAAAGCCGCAGAGACCGTGGTGGTTTCGGGCAAGCCGGACAAGAGCGACCTACAGGCCTGCTGGGAGCTCGGCGCGACGGTCGCGGCCCAGCTGATGGAATGA
- a CDS encoding GNAT family N-acetyltransferase, translated as MKPRGLTIRRAGPGDLANVAEMHYPVWRQSWTGMLADSTLDALGSPRRWAILAYPRILQRRGWSMWIAESGSQTIGMTIFGPDPDSPGQVELDSLYVAAQCQRHGLGGRLLDTALDAHPFGDVVLWCAEHNAQARKFYERNGFRADGRTLDWEPLPGVKVAHLGFRLSRR; from the coding sequence GTGAAACCCCGCGGCCTCACCATCCGCCGGGCCGGGCCAGGCGATCTGGCGAACGTCGCCGAGATGCATTACCCGGTCTGGCGGCAATCGTGGACGGGCATGCTGGCGGATTCCACGCTCGACGCCCTGGGATCGCCGCGGCGCTGGGCCATCCTGGCCTACCCGCGGATCCTGCAGCGCCGCGGCTGGAGTATGTGGATCGCCGAGTCCGGTTCGCAGACAATCGGAATGACCATTTTCGGTCCAGATCCCGACAGTCCCGGGCAGGTTGAACTGGACTCACTCTACGTCGCGGCACAATGTCAGCGGCACGGCCTGGGCGGCCGCCTGCTCGACACCGCCCTGGACGCACATCCTTTCGGTGATGTCGTGCTGTGGTGCGCGGAACACAACGCGCAGGCGCGAAAGTTCTACGAAAGAAACGGCTTTCGCGCCGACGGCCGCACCCTGGACTGGGAGCCACTGCCCGGTGTCAA
- a CDS encoding TetR/AcrR family transcriptional regulator — MAPQPNGTGTANRRPNRRGNATRESMLEAALRSLASGDPGSVSANRIAKEIGATWGAVQYQFGDTDGFWAAVLHRTAERRAATFSTLSTPISPDAPLRERVGAIIDTLYSGLASPDSRAIENLRAALPRDPGELERLFPRTAAELFSWGKSWLETCQNAFAGLDVDPDRVREVAALIPAAMRGLVSERQLGSYADLDMARRGLTNALAAYLEQSRPA; from the coding sequence ATGGCCCCACAGCCGAACGGCACCGGAACGGCGAACCGGCGCCCCAATCGGCGTGGCAACGCCACGCGCGAGAGCATGCTCGAAGCCGCGCTCCGGTCATTGGCCTCCGGCGACCCGGGCTCGGTGTCGGCCAATCGCATCGCCAAGGAGATCGGCGCCACCTGGGGCGCGGTGCAGTACCAGTTCGGCGACACCGACGGGTTCTGGGCGGCGGTGCTGCACCGCACCGCCGAGCGACGCGCCGCGACCTTCTCCACGCTGTCGACGCCGATCTCACCGGATGCACCCCTGCGCGAGCGGGTCGGCGCCATCATCGACACCCTCTACAGCGGGCTCGCGTCACCGGATTCCCGCGCGATCGAGAACCTGCGGGCGGCGCTCCCCCGCGATCCCGGCGAGCTCGAGCGGCTGTTCCCGCGCACCGCCGCCGAGCTGTTCTCGTGGGGCAAGAGCTGGCTGGAGACCTGCCAGAACGCCTTCGCCGGCCTGGACGTCGACCCGGACCGGGTACGCGAGGTGGCCGCGCTGATCCCCGCCGCGATGCGCGGGCTGGTGTCCGAACGCCAGCTCGGCTCGTACGCCGACCTCGATATGGCGCGGCGGGGCCTGACCAACGCGCTGGCCGCCTACCTGGAGCAGTCCCGCCCGGCATGA
- a CDS encoding thioesterase family protein, translating into MTIDDSAIMPEAFFTVDGDSYLPGALTRGPWGAAMGGQIVGGLLGWGIEQSGVEPEFQPARLTVDLLRPALLEPVQIRTSVQREGRRIKLVDGALVQNGNTVARASALFLRRGEHPEGTVWSAPLAMPPLPADAERFPPDMPFLIWGYGATAAGSPGIAAGEWEQSHSQKFAWTRIFRPMVQGHPLTPFTRLAFVGDITSSLTHWGTGGLRYINADYTVTASRLPDGEYLGLAAQSHYATAGVATGAATLFDRHGPIGTSSALALAQPAEAFKPTYT; encoded by the coding sequence GTGACGATCGACGATTCCGCCATCATGCCCGAGGCGTTCTTCACTGTCGACGGCGACTCCTACCTGCCGGGCGCGCTGACCCGAGGCCCCTGGGGTGCCGCGATGGGCGGTCAGATCGTCGGCGGCCTGTTGGGTTGGGGCATAGAGCAATCCGGCGTCGAGCCCGAGTTCCAGCCGGCCCGCCTCACGGTTGACCTGCTGCGTCCGGCGTTGCTCGAGCCGGTGCAGATCCGAACCTCGGTGCAGCGGGAAGGCCGGCGGATCAAGCTCGTCGACGGCGCGCTGGTGCAGAACGGGAACACCGTCGCGCGGGCCAGCGCGCTGTTCCTGCGCCGAGGCGAGCACCCCGAGGGGACGGTGTGGTCCGCGCCCCTGGCCATGCCGCCGCTTCCGGCCGATGCCGAGCGCTTCCCGCCCGACATGCCGTTTCTGATCTGGGGTTACGGGGCCACCGCCGCGGGCAGTCCGGGCATCGCGGCCGGCGAGTGGGAACAGTCCCATTCCCAGAAGTTCGCCTGGACGCGAATCTTTCGCCCGATGGTGCAGGGCCACCCGCTGACCCCGTTCACCCGGCTGGCCTTCGTCGGTGATATCACGAGTTCGCTGACCCATTGGGGCACCGGCGGATTGCGCTACATCAACGCCGACTACACCGTCACCGCGAGCCGCTTGCCCGACGGCGAGTATCTGGGGCTGGCCGCGCAAAGCCACTACGCCACGGCCGGTGTGGCCACCGGCGCCGCCACCCTGTTCGACCGGCATGGGCCGATCGGTACCAGTTCGGCGCTGGCCCTGGCCCAACCGGCCGAGGCGTTCAAGCCGACCTACACCTAG
- a CDS encoding Rieske 2Fe-2S domain-containing protein: protein MAKPPLSMKPTGWFQVAWSDEIGVGDVHKMKYFGQELVAWRAESGQLSVMNAYCEHLGAHLGYGGKVVGEVLQCPFHGWQWSQEGRNVCIPYQDRPNRGRRIRTYPVVERNASVYIWHDVERREPYFDAPDVFGAFRDDSSADDYYPQQRLYRQALELHPQYVLENGVDFAHFKFVHNTPIVPVFTRHDFAGPVSFVDFTITFEGDDGQKIEDVNSGVEAINGGLGVAVTKSWGMVDNRTISAVTPVDEFTSDVRFMVYIGRTPGKDPDRAERKAAEFGREVIRQFEQDIEIWQHQRYSDAPALATDEYEGFTAIRKWAKQFYPDAFATQRGSTE from the coding sequence ATGGCTAAGCCGCCGTTGTCGATGAAACCAACCGGCTGGTTTCAGGTCGCCTGGTCCGATGAGATCGGTGTGGGCGACGTGCACAAGATGAAGTACTTCGGGCAGGAACTGGTCGCTTGGCGGGCCGAGTCCGGGCAGCTCAGCGTGATGAATGCCTACTGCGAACACCTCGGCGCGCACTTGGGTTACGGCGGCAAGGTCGTCGGCGAGGTACTGCAGTGCCCGTTCCACGGCTGGCAGTGGAGCCAGGAGGGCCGCAACGTCTGCATTCCCTACCAGGATCGACCCAACCGCGGGCGGCGCATCCGCACCTACCCCGTGGTGGAACGCAACGCGTCGGTCTACATCTGGCACGACGTCGAGCGCCGCGAGCCGTACTTCGACGCGCCGGACGTGTTCGGCGCGTTCCGCGACGACAGCAGCGCGGACGACTACTACCCGCAGCAGCGGTTGTACCGGCAGGCCCTGGAGCTGCATCCGCAGTACGTGCTCGAAAACGGTGTCGACTTCGCGCATTTCAAGTTCGTGCACAACACCCCCATCGTGCCGGTGTTCACCCGCCACGACTTCGCCGGGCCGGTGTCGTTCGTCGACTTCACCATCACCTTCGAGGGTGACGACGGGCAGAAGATCGAGGACGTCAACAGCGGCGTGGAGGCCATCAACGGCGGTCTGGGCGTCGCGGTGACCAAGAGTTGGGGGATGGTCGACAACCGCACCATCTCGGCGGTCACCCCGGTCGACGAGTTCACCTCCGATGTCCGGTTCATGGTCTACATCGGCCGAACCCCGGGCAAAGATCCCGACCGCGCCGAGCGCAAGGCCGCCGAGTTCGGCCGCGAGGTGATCCGGCAGTTCGAGCAGGACATCGAGATCTGGCAGCATCAGCGCTACTCGGACGCGCCGGCCCTGGCCACCGACGAGTACGAGGGCTTCACGGCAATCCGCAAGTGGGCCAAGCAGTTCTATCCCGATGCATTCGCAACGCAGAGAGGCTCGACGGAATGA
- a CDS encoding dihydrodipicolinate reductase: MSTAPIRVFQVGSGNVGTEMIKRIATHPDLELVGVHCYSPEKVGKDTGEFAGVAPNGVKFTGSIEDIIAAKPDVLTFHGVFPDEDLYVKVLEAGINIVTTADWITGWHRDKNHPHPSGKPVSQLLAEACEKGGATFYGTGMNPGLNQILGVVCSADVADIENVTTIESVDVSCHHSKDTWIEVGYGQPVDDPEIPSKLEKYTRVFADSVLMMADCFDLTLDEVKFSYELGACTKDVDLGWYTLPKGSLGGNYIKYQGMVNGIPRVETHLEWQMTPHTDPSWNIKGCYITQIQGDPCIYNKHMIFPKPGVDLSNPDNFASIGMTVTGMPALASIKSVVAAPPGLLTSADLPLRGFAGRFKR, encoded by the coding sequence ATGAGTACAGCACCGATCCGCGTCTTCCAGGTCGGAAGCGGAAACGTCGGTACGGAGATGATCAAGCGGATCGCCACCCATCCCGACCTCGAACTCGTTGGCGTGCATTGCTATTCGCCGGAGAAGGTCGGCAAGGACACGGGTGAGTTCGCGGGTGTGGCGCCCAACGGGGTGAAGTTCACCGGCTCCATCGAGGACATCATCGCCGCCAAGCCGGATGTGCTCACCTTCCACGGCGTGTTCCCCGACGAGGACCTCTACGTCAAAGTGCTTGAGGCGGGCATCAATATCGTCACCACGGCCGACTGGATCACCGGCTGGCACCGCGACAAGAACCACCCGCACCCGTCGGGCAAGCCGGTGAGCCAGCTGCTGGCCGAGGCCTGCGAAAAGGGCGGCGCGACGTTCTACGGGACCGGGATGAACCCGGGGCTGAACCAGATACTGGGTGTGGTGTGCTCGGCCGACGTCGCCGATATCGAGAACGTCACCACCATCGAGTCCGTCGACGTGTCGTGCCACCACTCCAAGGACACCTGGATCGAGGTGGGTTACGGCCAGCCGGTCGACGATCCGGAGATCCCGTCGAAGCTGGAGAAGTACACCCGCGTCTTCGCTGACAGCGTGCTGATGATGGCCGATTGCTTCGACCTGACCCTCGACGAGGTGAAGTTCAGCTACGAACTGGGCGCCTGCACCAAGGACGTCGACCTGGGCTGGTACACGCTGCCCAAGGGCTCGCTGGGCGGCAACTACATCAAGTACCAGGGCATGGTGAACGGGATTCCCCGGGTCGAGACGCACCTGGAGTGGCAGATGACCCCGCACACCGACCCAAGCTGGAATATCAAGGGCTGCTACATCACCCAGATTCAGGGCGACCCGTGCATCTACAACAAGCACATGATCTTCCCCAAGCCCGGCGTGGACCTCTCCAACCCGGACAACTTCGCCTCCATCGGGATGACCGTCACCGGCATGCCCGCGCTCGCCTCGATCAAATCGGTGGTGGCCGCGCCGCCGGGACTCCTCACCAGCGCCGACCTCCCGCTGCGCGGGTTCGCGGGGCGGTTCAAGAGGTAA
- the dapB gene encoding 4-hydroxy-tetrahydrodipicolinate reductase: MRVGVLGAKGKVGSAMVAGVQAAEDLTLSAEVDAGDPLSLFTDSDTEVVIDFTHPDVVMGNLEFLIGNGIHGVVGTTGFTAERLEQVQAWLAKSPNTAVLIAPNFAIGAVLSMHFAKQAARFFESVEVIELHHPHKADAPSGTAARTAKLIAEARKGLPPNPDATSTSLPGARGADVDGIPVHSVRLAGLVAHQEILFGTEGETLTIRHDSLDRTSFVPGVLLAVRRVRERPGLTVGLEPLLDLQ; encoded by the coding sequence ATGCGGGTAGGCGTCTTGGGAGCCAAGGGCAAGGTCGGTTCGGCGATGGTGGCGGGCGTGCAGGCCGCCGAGGATTTGACCCTCTCCGCGGAGGTCGACGCCGGCGATCCACTCAGCCTGTTCACCGACTCCGACACCGAGGTGGTCATCGACTTCACGCACCCCGACGTGGTGATGGGCAACCTGGAGTTCCTCATCGGCAACGGAATTCACGGCGTCGTCGGCACCACCGGCTTCACCGCCGAACGGCTGGAGCAGGTCCAGGCGTGGCTGGCCAAGAGCCCCAACACGGCGGTGCTGATCGCGCCCAACTTCGCGATCGGGGCGGTGCTGTCGATGCATTTCGCCAAGCAGGCGGCGCGCTTCTTCGAGTCGGTGGAGGTGATCGAGCTGCACCACCCGCACAAGGCCGACGCCCCGTCGGGCACCGCCGCGCGCACCGCCAAGCTGATCGCCGAAGCGCGAAAAGGCCTGCCGCCCAACCCCGATGCCACCAGCACCAGCCTGCCCGGCGCCCGCGGCGCCGACGTCGACGGCATCCCGGTGCACTCGGTGCGGCTCGCCGGGCTGGTCGCGCATCAGGAAATCCTTTTCGGCACCGAGGGGGAGACGCTCACCATCCGCCATGACAGCCTGGACCGCACCTCGTTCGTGCCCGGCGTGCTGCTGGCCGTGCGGCGCGTCCGGGAACGGCCCGGCCTCACCGTGGGGCTCGAACCCTTGCTCGACCTGCAGTGA
- a CDS encoding HNH endonuclease signature motif containing protein codes for MLSIGDPADVDAALDALDAAVATIGELKFDTMSPVVRLRALERMETSRRRQVAISYDVIAGLDKEDPADVGGPVHKVLADWLRISCAEGARRVRDAKQLSPRVTLTRQELPPELPATAQVWREGMLDGQHLRVIQTFVRDLPEDVPVDTVEKAERFLAQQAAKLRPDQLEKAARRCALQLNPDGKFSDNDRARQRGFTWCGQRADGMSLGKLVASPELRANIDAWLARFAAPGMCNPDDESPCVAGEPAEEVASRDTRSHAQRQHDALNALVRGQLGDPKLGQHNGLPVTVIVSTTLQELTSCTGQAVTGSGNVVPMRDLIRMASHAYHYLAVFDQHSSRPLYLGRSRRIATPDQRIVLYAKDRGCTHPGCDAPGYWCEVHHVDEWAAGGLTDADKLTFACTPHHKLIEQGWRTRKLPNGRTEWLPPPHLDRGQRTNHYHHPERFEDP; via the coding sequence ATGCTTTCGATTGGTGACCCGGCCGACGTGGATGCCGCGCTCGACGCGCTCGACGCAGCCGTTGCGACGATCGGTGAGCTCAAGTTCGACACGATGAGCCCGGTCGTGCGGCTGCGAGCGCTGGAACGGATGGAAACCTCGCGCCGCCGCCAAGTCGCCATCAGCTATGACGTGATCGCCGGTCTCGATAAGGAGGACCCCGCCGACGTCGGCGGCCCCGTCCACAAGGTGCTCGCCGACTGGTTGCGGATTAGCTGCGCCGAGGGCGCCCGGCGGGTGCGCGACGCCAAACAGCTTTCCCCGAGGGTGACCCTCACCCGCCAGGAGCTGCCACCGGAGTTGCCAGCCACCGCGCAGGTGTGGCGAGAGGGCATGCTCGACGGGCAGCACCTGCGGGTGATCCAAACGTTCGTCCGCGACCTGCCGGAGGACGTACCGGTCGATACGGTGGAAAAAGCCGAGCGATTTCTGGCGCAGCAGGCGGCGAAATTGCGGCCCGATCAGCTGGAAAAGGCGGCTCGTCGGTGCGCATTGCAGCTGAACCCCGATGGAAAGTTCTCCGACAACGACCGCGCGCGTCAGCGCGGTTTCACCTGGTGCGGGCAGCGGGCCGACGGGATGAGCCTCGGCAAGCTGGTGGCGTCGCCGGAATTGCGCGCCAATATCGATGCCTGGCTGGCGCGGTTCGCGGCGCCCGGCATGTGCAATCCGGACGATGAAAGCCCCTGCGTCGCCGGCGAACCCGCAGAGGAAGTTGCAAGCAGGGACACCCGCAGCCACGCCCAGCGCCAGCACGACGCGCTCAACGCTCTGGTGCGCGGCCAGCTGGGCGACCCAAAGCTTGGTCAGCACAACGGCTTACCCGTCACGGTCATCGTGTCGACCACGCTGCAGGAGTTGACCTCGTGCACGGGGCAGGCGGTGACGGGCAGCGGCAACGTGGTTCCGATGCGCGACTTGATCCGGATGGCAAGCCACGCCTACCACTATCTCGCCGTGTTCGACCAACACTCAAGCCGCCCACTGTATCTCGGCCGGTCGCGGCGAATCGCCACACCCGACCAGCGCATCGTCCTCTACGCGAAGGACCGCGGCTGCACGCATCCGGGCTGCGATGCGCCGGGCTACTGGTGCGAGGTGCACCATGTCGACGAGTGGGCCGCCGGCGGACTGACCGATGCTGACAAACTCACCTTCGCCTGCACGCCGCACCACAAGCTGATCGAACAGGGCTGGCGGACAAGGAAGCTGCCCAACGGGCGCACCGAATGGCTACCGCCGCCGCACTTAGACCGCGGGCAGCGCACCAACCACTACCACCACCCCGAACGCTTTGAAGATCCTTGA
- a CDS encoding class I adenylate-forming enzyme family protein — protein MPPVIEIPRAHNPFPTTGVTRDADGVPHYDDLPATLLDMLAEQVEHRPDSEAVVELGAGRLTYRQLWDRAARVAGGLRAAGLRPGDRVAVRYPAGIDWVLAFWGIVMAGGVAVAVNTRSAQPEVEFVLSDSGVTFDLAADAPLPDGRPYVTELLGRADVAALFYTSGTTGYPKGVPTTHEAFLANTENGIRCLDQPRDLGEAMRTLISVPLFHVTGCNSQLLAATRLGGASVIMPALNLDGLIATLAAERISVMVTVPAIYALMLRHNTFADVDVSGVRWVGYGGAPIAPSLVRAVKDAFPQATVFNGYGMTESASLMTVLPSRDAVEHADSVGYAVPSIDLGLIPFGGDEPGVGELVVRGANVTAGYWNRPEATAATIVDGWLHTGDVVRVDEAGRVHIVDRLKDIINRGGENVSSVEVEAVLLAAPHVADACVLAVPDDVMGEKVGAVLFGGADEIDVPAVLDHCREQLADFKVPQYVTVVANALPRNAGGKLLKGKLREQVQWGEPLR, from the coding sequence ATGCCTCCAGTGATCGAAATTCCGCGCGCACACAACCCGTTCCCGACGACAGGCGTGACCCGCGACGCCGACGGCGTCCCGCACTACGACGATCTCCCCGCCACCCTGTTGGACATGCTCGCCGAACAGGTCGAGCACCGGCCGGACAGCGAGGCGGTGGTCGAGCTCGGTGCCGGCCGATTGACCTACCGCCAGCTGTGGGACCGCGCGGCGCGCGTCGCCGGTGGGCTGCGCGCGGCCGGGCTGCGGCCCGGTGATCGCGTCGCCGTGCGCTACCCCGCCGGCATCGACTGGGTGCTGGCGTTCTGGGGCATCGTGATGGCCGGTGGCGTTGCGGTGGCGGTCAATACGCGTTCGGCGCAGCCGGAGGTCGAGTTCGTCCTCTCGGACTCCGGGGTAACGTTCGACCTGGCGGCGGACGCCCCGCTGCCCGACGGCCGGCCGTACGTGACCGAGCTGCTCGGCCGCGCCGACGTGGCCGCGCTGTTCTACACCTCGGGCACCACCGGCTATCCGAAGGGGGTGCCGACCACCCACGAGGCCTTCCTGGCCAACACCGAGAACGGGATTCGCTGCCTCGACCAGCCGCGCGACCTGGGCGAAGCGATGCGCACGCTCATCTCCGTGCCGCTGTTCCACGTGACCGGTTGCAACTCACAGCTTCTGGCCGCCACCCGGCTGGGTGGGGCCTCGGTGATCATGCCGGCCCTGAACCTGGACGGGCTGATCGCCACGCTGGCCGCCGAGCGGATCTCCGTCATGGTCACCGTCCCCGCCATCTACGCATTGATGTTGCGGCACAACACCTTCGCAGATGTCGACGTTTCCGGCGTCCGCTGGGTGGGTTACGGGGGTGCCCCGATCGCCCCGTCGTTGGTTCGAGCGGTCAAGGACGCCTTTCCCCAGGCCACGGTCTTCAACGGCTATGGCATGACCGAGAGCGCATCGCTGATGACCGTGCTGCCGAGCCGCGACGCCGTCGAGCACGCCGACTCGGTCGGGTACGCGGTCCCGTCCATCGACCTCGGCCTGATCCCGTTCGGCGGCGACGAGCCGGGCGTCGGCGAGCTGGTGGTGCGCGGCGCCAACGTCACCGCCGGGTACTGGAACCGGCCGGAAGCGACGGCGGCCACCATCGTGGACGGCTGGCTGCACACCGGCGACGTGGTGCGGGTCGACGAGGCGGGCAGGGTGCACATCGTCGACCGGCTCAAGGACATCATCAACCGCGGCGGCGAGAACGTCTCCAGCGTCGAGGTGGAAGCCGTGCTGCTGGCGGCGCCCCATGTCGCGGACGCGTGCGTGCTGGCGGTTCCGGACGACGTCATGGGCGAGAAGGTGGGCGCGGTGCTCTTCGGCGGCGCGGACGAGATCGACGTGCCGGCGGTGCTCGACCACTGCCGCGAGCAACTCGCCGACTTCAAGGTGCCGCAGTACGTCACGGTGGTCGCAAACGCGCTGCCGCGCAACGCCGGCGGCAAGCTGCTCAAGGGCAAACTCCGCGAGCAGGTGCAGTGGGGGGAGCCGCTGCGATGA